A genomic window from Macaca mulatta isolate MMU2019108-1 chromosome 19, T2T-MMU8v2.0, whole genome shotgun sequence includes:
- the HAUS8 gene encoding HAUS augmin-like complex subunit 8 isoform X1: protein MADSSGRGAGKPAAGPTNPSSAKKKEKRVQGGRVIESRYLQYEKKTTQKAPAGDGSQTRGKMSEGGRKSSLLQKSRADSSGVGKGDLQSTLLEGHGTAPPDLDLSAINDKSIIRKTPQLAKTIAKKPESTSFSAPRKKSPDLSEAMEMMESQTLLLTLLSVKMENNLAEFERRAEKNLLIMCKEKEKLQKKAHELKRRLLLSQRKRELADVLDAQINMLSPFEAVATRFKEQYRTFATALDTTRHELPVRSIHLEGDGQQLLDALQRELVTTQHLLAALDVGDSEENVQVLDLLSELKDVTEKKDLELRRSFSQVLELSAEVSKEAALANQEVWEGTQGVAPPSQWYFNQDGACRESRGAPKNTRLSEDDNPGAPSTPTQATFISPKEDFS from the exons ATGGCGGATTCCTCGGGGCGCGGCGCTGG GAAGCCTGCAGCCGGCCCCACCAATCCTAGCAGCgccaagaagaaggagaaaagagttCAAG GTGGAAGAGTGATTGAGTCCCGTTATCTGCAGTATGAAAAGAAGACAACCCAGAAG GCTCCTGCAGGAGATGGGTCACAGACCCGAGGGAAGATGTCTGAAGGTGGAAGGAAATCCAGCCTGCTCCAGAAAAGCAGAG CAGATAGCAGTGGGGTCGGAAAGGGTGACCTGCAGTCCACGTTGCTGGAAGGGCATGGCACGGCTCCACCTGACCTGGATCTCTCTGCCATTAATG ACAAAAGCATCATCAGAAAGACGCCACAGTTAGCAAAAACAATAGCAAAGAAACCCGAGTCGACATCGTTTTCTGCCCCTCGGAAAAAGAGCCCA gaTTTATCTGAAGCGATGGAAATGATGGAGTCTCAGACACTACTGCTGACGCTACTCTCCGTAAAG ATGGAGAACAATCTTGCTGAGTTTGAAAGAAGGGCAGAAAAGAATTTATTAATAATGTGTAAGGAGAAGGAGAAGCTACAGAAAAAGGCCCATGAGCTGAAGCGCAGGCTTCTCCTCTCTCAGAGGAAGCGGGAGCTGGCAGATGTCCTGGATGCCCAG ATCAACATGCTCAGCCCCTTCGAGGCAGTGGCCACACGCTTCAAGGAGCAATACAGGACGTTCGCCACGGCCCTGGACACCACCAGGCACGAGCTGCCTGTGAGGTCCATCCACCTGGAGGGAGACGGGCAGCAGCTCTTAG ATGCCCTGCAGCGTGAACTGGTGACCACTCAGCACCTCCTGGCAGCACTTGACGTTGGCGATTCGGAAGAAAATGTGCAGGTGCTGGACTTACTGAGCGAACTCAAGGACGTGACGGAGAAAAAGGACCTTGAGCTCCGAAG GAGCTTCAGCCAGGTGCTGGAACTCTCCGCAGAGGTGAGCAAAGAGGCAGCCTTGGCAAACCAGGAAGTCTGGGAAGGGACCCAGGGCGTGGCGCCCCCCAGCCAGTGGTATTTCAATCAAGATGGTGCCTGCAGAGAATCTCGGGGAGCACCCAAGAACACGCGCCTGTCTGAGGACGACAACCCGGGTGCCCCATCAACCCCCACTCAGGCCACGTTCATCAGCCCGAAGGAAGACTTTTCTTGA
- the HAUS8 gene encoding HAUS augmin-like complex subunit 8 isoform X2: MADSSGRGAGKPAAGPTNPSSAKKKEKRVQGGRVIESRYLQYEKKTTQKAPAGDGSQTRGKMSEGGRKSSLLQKSRDSSGVGKGDLQSTLLEGHGTAPPDLDLSAINDKSIIRKTPQLAKTIAKKPESTSFSAPRKKSPDLSEAMEMMESQTLLLTLLSVKMENNLAEFERRAEKNLLIMCKEKEKLQKKAHELKRRLLLSQRKRELADVLDAQINMLSPFEAVATRFKEQYRTFATALDTTRHELPVRSIHLEGDGQQLLDALQRELVTTQHLLAALDVGDSEENVQVLDLLSELKDVTEKKDLELRRSFSQVLELSAEVSKEAALANQEVWEGTQGVAPPSQWYFNQDGACRESRGAPKNTRLSEDDNPGAPSTPTQATFISPKEDFS, encoded by the exons ATGGCGGATTCCTCGGGGCGCGGCGCTGG GAAGCCTGCAGCCGGCCCCACCAATCCTAGCAGCgccaagaagaaggagaaaagagttCAAG GTGGAAGAGTGATTGAGTCCCGTTATCTGCAGTATGAAAAGAAGACAACCCAGAAG GCTCCTGCAGGAGATGGGTCACAGACCCGAGGGAAGATGTCTGAAGGTGGAAGGAAATCCAGCCTGCTCCAGAAAAGCAGAG ATAGCAGTGGGGTCGGAAAGGGTGACCTGCAGTCCACGTTGCTGGAAGGGCATGGCACGGCTCCACCTGACCTGGATCTCTCTGCCATTAATG ACAAAAGCATCATCAGAAAGACGCCACAGTTAGCAAAAACAATAGCAAAGAAACCCGAGTCGACATCGTTTTCTGCCCCTCGGAAAAAGAGCCCA gaTTTATCTGAAGCGATGGAAATGATGGAGTCTCAGACACTACTGCTGACGCTACTCTCCGTAAAG ATGGAGAACAATCTTGCTGAGTTTGAAAGAAGGGCAGAAAAGAATTTATTAATAATGTGTAAGGAGAAGGAGAAGCTACAGAAAAAGGCCCATGAGCTGAAGCGCAGGCTTCTCCTCTCTCAGAGGAAGCGGGAGCTGGCAGATGTCCTGGATGCCCAG ATCAACATGCTCAGCCCCTTCGAGGCAGTGGCCACACGCTTCAAGGAGCAATACAGGACGTTCGCCACGGCCCTGGACACCACCAGGCACGAGCTGCCTGTGAGGTCCATCCACCTGGAGGGAGACGGGCAGCAGCTCTTAG ATGCCCTGCAGCGTGAACTGGTGACCACTCAGCACCTCCTGGCAGCACTTGACGTTGGCGATTCGGAAGAAAATGTGCAGGTGCTGGACTTACTGAGCGAACTCAAGGACGTGACGGAGAAAAAGGACCTTGAGCTCCGAAG GAGCTTCAGCCAGGTGCTGGAACTCTCCGCAGAGGTGAGCAAAGAGGCAGCCTTGGCAAACCAGGAAGTCTGGGAAGGGACCCAGGGCGTGGCGCCCCCCAGCCAGTGGTATTTCAATCAAGATGGTGCCTGCAGAGAATCTCGGGGAGCACCCAAGAACACGCGCCTGTCTGAGGACGACAACCCGGGTGCCCCATCAACCCCCACTCAGGCCACGTTCATCAGCCCGAAGGAAGACTTTTCTTGA
- the HAUS8 gene encoding HAUS augmin-like complex subunit 8 isoform X5, which yields MWGADSSGVGKGDLQSTLLEGHGTAPPDLDLSAINDKSIIRKTPQLAKTIAKKPESTSFSAPRKKSPDLSEAMEMMESQTLLLTLLSVKMENNLAEFERRAEKNLLIMCKEKEKLQKKAHELKRRLLLSQRKRELADVLDAQINMLSPFEAVATRFKEQYRTFATALDTTRHELPVRSIHLEGDGQQLLDALQRELVTTQHLLAALDVGDSEENVQVLDLLSELKDVTEKKDLELRRSFSQVLELSAEVSKEAALANQEVWEGTQGVAPPSQWYFNQDGACRESRGAPKNTRLSEDDNPGAPSTPTQATFISPKEDFS from the exons ATGTGGGGAG CAGATAGCAGTGGGGTCGGAAAGGGTGACCTGCAGTCCACGTTGCTGGAAGGGCATGGCACGGCTCCACCTGACCTGGATCTCTCTGCCATTAATG ACAAAAGCATCATCAGAAAGACGCCACAGTTAGCAAAAACAATAGCAAAGAAACCCGAGTCGACATCGTTTTCTGCCCCTCGGAAAAAGAGCCCA gaTTTATCTGAAGCGATGGAAATGATGGAGTCTCAGACACTACTGCTGACGCTACTCTCCGTAAAG ATGGAGAACAATCTTGCTGAGTTTGAAAGAAGGGCAGAAAAGAATTTATTAATAATGTGTAAGGAGAAGGAGAAGCTACAGAAAAAGGCCCATGAGCTGAAGCGCAGGCTTCTCCTCTCTCAGAGGAAGCGGGAGCTGGCAGATGTCCTGGATGCCCAG ATCAACATGCTCAGCCCCTTCGAGGCAGTGGCCACACGCTTCAAGGAGCAATACAGGACGTTCGCCACGGCCCTGGACACCACCAGGCACGAGCTGCCTGTGAGGTCCATCCACCTGGAGGGAGACGGGCAGCAGCTCTTAG ATGCCCTGCAGCGTGAACTGGTGACCACTCAGCACCTCCTGGCAGCACTTGACGTTGGCGATTCGGAAGAAAATGTGCAGGTGCTGGACTTACTGAGCGAACTCAAGGACGTGACGGAGAAAAAGGACCTTGAGCTCCGAAG GAGCTTCAGCCAGGTGCTGGAACTCTCCGCAGAGGTGAGCAAAGAGGCAGCCTTGGCAAACCAGGAAGTCTGGGAAGGGACCCAGGGCGTGGCGCCCCCCAGCCAGTGGTATTTCAATCAAGATGGTGCCTGCAGAGAATCTCGGGGAGCACCCAAGAACACGCGCCTGTCTGAGGACGACAACCCGGGTGCCCCATCAACCCCCACTCAGGCCACGTTCATCAGCCCGAAGGAAGACTTTTCTTGA
- the HAUS8 gene encoding HAUS augmin-like complex subunit 8 isoform X4 → MSEGGRKSSLLQKSRDSSGVGKGDLQSTLLEGHGTAPPDLDLSAINDKSIIRKTPQLAKTIAKKPESTSFSAPRKKSPDLSEAMEMMESQTLLLTLLSVKMENNLAEFERRAEKNLLIMCKEKEKLQKKAHELKRRLLLSQRKRELADVLDAQINMLSPFEAVATRFKEQYRTFATALDTTRHELPVRSIHLEGDGQQLLDALQRELVTTQHLLAALDVGDSEENVQVLDLLSELKDVTEKKDLELRRSFSQVLELSAEVSKEAALANQEVWEGTQGVAPPSQWYFNQDGACRESRGAPKNTRLSEDDNPGAPSTPTQATFISPKEDFS, encoded by the exons ATGTCTGAAGGTGGAAGGAAATCCAGCCTGCTCCAGAAAAGCAGAG ATAGCAGTGGGGTCGGAAAGGGTGACCTGCAGTCCACGTTGCTGGAAGGGCATGGCACGGCTCCACCTGACCTGGATCTCTCTGCCATTAATG ACAAAAGCATCATCAGAAAGACGCCACAGTTAGCAAAAACAATAGCAAAGAAACCCGAGTCGACATCGTTTTCTGCCCCTCGGAAAAAGAGCCCA gaTTTATCTGAAGCGATGGAAATGATGGAGTCTCAGACACTACTGCTGACGCTACTCTCCGTAAAG ATGGAGAACAATCTTGCTGAGTTTGAAAGAAGGGCAGAAAAGAATTTATTAATAATGTGTAAGGAGAAGGAGAAGCTACAGAAAAAGGCCCATGAGCTGAAGCGCAGGCTTCTCCTCTCTCAGAGGAAGCGGGAGCTGGCAGATGTCCTGGATGCCCAG ATCAACATGCTCAGCCCCTTCGAGGCAGTGGCCACACGCTTCAAGGAGCAATACAGGACGTTCGCCACGGCCCTGGACACCACCAGGCACGAGCTGCCTGTGAGGTCCATCCACCTGGAGGGAGACGGGCAGCAGCTCTTAG ATGCCCTGCAGCGTGAACTGGTGACCACTCAGCACCTCCTGGCAGCACTTGACGTTGGCGATTCGGAAGAAAATGTGCAGGTGCTGGACTTACTGAGCGAACTCAAGGACGTGACGGAGAAAAAGGACCTTGAGCTCCGAAG GAGCTTCAGCCAGGTGCTGGAACTCTCCGCAGAGGTGAGCAAAGAGGCAGCCTTGGCAAACCAGGAAGTCTGGGAAGGGACCCAGGGCGTGGCGCCCCCCAGCCAGTGGTATTTCAATCAAGATGGTGCCTGCAGAGAATCTCGGGGAGCACCCAAGAACACGCGCCTGTCTGAGGACGACAACCCGGGTGCCCCATCAACCCCCACTCAGGCCACGTTCATCAGCCCGAAGGAAGACTTTTCTTGA
- the HAUS8 gene encoding HAUS augmin-like complex subunit 8 isoform X3, translated as MSEGGRKSSLLQKSRADSSGVGKGDLQSTLLEGHGTAPPDLDLSAINDKSIIRKTPQLAKTIAKKPESTSFSAPRKKSPDLSEAMEMMESQTLLLTLLSVKMENNLAEFERRAEKNLLIMCKEKEKLQKKAHELKRRLLLSQRKRELADVLDAQINMLSPFEAVATRFKEQYRTFATALDTTRHELPVRSIHLEGDGQQLLDALQRELVTTQHLLAALDVGDSEENVQVLDLLSELKDVTEKKDLELRRSFSQVLELSAEVSKEAALANQEVWEGTQGVAPPSQWYFNQDGACRESRGAPKNTRLSEDDNPGAPSTPTQATFISPKEDFS; from the exons ATGTCTGAAGGTGGAAGGAAATCCAGCCTGCTCCAGAAAAGCAGAG CAGATAGCAGTGGGGTCGGAAAGGGTGACCTGCAGTCCACGTTGCTGGAAGGGCATGGCACGGCTCCACCTGACCTGGATCTCTCTGCCATTAATG ACAAAAGCATCATCAGAAAGACGCCACAGTTAGCAAAAACAATAGCAAAGAAACCCGAGTCGACATCGTTTTCTGCCCCTCGGAAAAAGAGCCCA gaTTTATCTGAAGCGATGGAAATGATGGAGTCTCAGACACTACTGCTGACGCTACTCTCCGTAAAG ATGGAGAACAATCTTGCTGAGTTTGAAAGAAGGGCAGAAAAGAATTTATTAATAATGTGTAAGGAGAAGGAGAAGCTACAGAAAAAGGCCCATGAGCTGAAGCGCAGGCTTCTCCTCTCTCAGAGGAAGCGGGAGCTGGCAGATGTCCTGGATGCCCAG ATCAACATGCTCAGCCCCTTCGAGGCAGTGGCCACACGCTTCAAGGAGCAATACAGGACGTTCGCCACGGCCCTGGACACCACCAGGCACGAGCTGCCTGTGAGGTCCATCCACCTGGAGGGAGACGGGCAGCAGCTCTTAG ATGCCCTGCAGCGTGAACTGGTGACCACTCAGCACCTCCTGGCAGCACTTGACGTTGGCGATTCGGAAGAAAATGTGCAGGTGCTGGACTTACTGAGCGAACTCAAGGACGTGACGGAGAAAAAGGACCTTGAGCTCCGAAG GAGCTTCAGCCAGGTGCTGGAACTCTCCGCAGAGGTGAGCAAAGAGGCAGCCTTGGCAAACCAGGAAGTCTGGGAAGGGACCCAGGGCGTGGCGCCCCCCAGCCAGTGGTATTTCAATCAAGATGGTGCCTGCAGAGAATCTCGGGGAGCACCCAAGAACACGCGCCTGTCTGAGGACGACAACCCGGGTGCCCCATCAACCCCCACTCAGGCCACGTTCATCAGCCCGAAGGAAGACTTTTCTTGA